The Pseudomonas berkeleyensis genome includes a region encoding these proteins:
- a CDS encoding DUF805 domain-containing protein, which produces MNQPRYKIVFDGQLMPETTLETVKENLARLFKSDQARIDSLFSGNPVALKRDLGESEADQYLSALQKAGAKVRKELDQAANLSLVPTDDEVQQATQAETSSMSCPKCGHQQAKANECAACGIIIEKYLARQAQLAEQPQAATTASNASPYAPPQANVAERLPEFGELKVFGVNGRIGRVRYLGWLMAMTLCFIPILGAWIGLTALSSTLGMLVIGLLSIAAIVVSVFIGVQRLHDIGWSGWLLLVHLIPVVGSVFALLMLIIPGTQGANRFGPPPPPNSTSVKILAWLFLLIPISGIVAAIAIPQYQGYAERAAEYQEQ; this is translated from the coding sequence ATGAACCAACCGCGCTACAAGATCGTGTTCGACGGCCAATTAATGCCCGAGACCACGCTGGAAACGGTCAAGGAAAATTTGGCTCGCCTGTTCAAGAGCGATCAGGCCCGCATCGACAGCTTGTTCAGTGGCAACCCGGTAGCGCTCAAGCGCGACCTGGGCGAAAGCGAGGCCGATCAATACCTCAGCGCCTTGCAGAAGGCCGGCGCCAAGGTGCGCAAGGAGTTGGATCAGGCTGCCAACCTGAGCCTGGTACCGACCGACGACGAAGTGCAGCAGGCCACGCAGGCCGAGACCTCCAGCATGAGCTGCCCCAAGTGTGGCCACCAGCAAGCCAAGGCCAACGAATGCGCGGCCTGCGGCATCATCATCGAGAAGTACCTGGCGCGTCAGGCACAACTGGCCGAACAACCCCAGGCCGCAACAACTGCCAGCAACGCCTCGCCCTACGCCCCACCACAAGCCAATGTCGCCGAGCGTCTGCCCGAGTTCGGCGAGCTCAAGGTGTTCGGCGTGAATGGCCGCATAGGTCGCGTACGTTATCTGGGCTGGCTGATGGCGATGACCCTGTGTTTCATTCCCATCCTGGGAGCATGGATCGGCCTCACTGCGCTCTCCTCGACTCTGGGCATGCTGGTGATCGGCCTGCTCAGCATTGCCGCCATCGTCGTCAGCGTCTTTATCGGCGTGCAGCGCCTGCACGACATCGGCTGGTCGGGCTGGCTGCTGCTGGTTCACCTGATTCCGGTCGTGGGTAGCGTATTCGCCTTGTTGATGCTGATCATCCCTGGCACCCAGGGTGCGAATCGCTTCGGGCCACCACCACCACCCAACAGCACATCGGTCAAGATTCTGGCCTGGTTGTTCCTGCTGATTCCCATCAGCGGTATCGTTGCCGCCATCGCCATTCCCCAATATCAGGGCTACGCCGAACGCGCCGCCGAATACCAGGAGCAGTAA
- a CDS encoding NAD(P)H-dependent flavin oxidoreductase, which translates to MSLPALLEQRLRLPLVAAPMFLVSNPALVSACCNSGIVGSFPALNQRESAGFSAWLDEISASLTADAAPFAVNLIVHQSNPRLQADLAICVERRVPIVITSLGAVKEVVDAVHSYGGLVFHDVTTRRHAEKAAEAGVDGLIAVAAGAGGHAGTWSPFALLAEIRQFFDKTVLLSGCLNHGHEILAAQLLGADLAYMGTRFIATTENNASQAYKEMILGARAADIIHTPAVSGVPASFMRQSLEQAGYDLKQLQNKADINYGEKLKPMDEEAKAWKTVWSAGQGVGGIDDLPSVQALVARLDSEYRATLTQSQQLGQRWPR; encoded by the coding sequence GTGCCTGCTGCAACAGCGGTATCGTCGGTAGCTTCCCGGCACTGAACCAACGTGAAAGCGCAGGTTTCAGCGCCTGGCTCGATGAAATTTCCGCCAGCCTGACAGCCGACGCGGCACCCTTTGCCGTCAACCTGATCGTTCACCAGAGCAACCCACGGCTGCAGGCGGATCTGGCGATCTGCGTCGAGCGCCGTGTACCCATCGTCATCACCAGCCTCGGCGCAGTGAAGGAAGTGGTCGACGCGGTGCACAGCTATGGAGGCCTGGTGTTCCATGACGTAACCACCCGTCGACATGCCGAGAAAGCCGCCGAAGCGGGCGTCGACGGCCTGATCGCCGTTGCTGCCGGCGCCGGTGGACATGCCGGCACCTGGAGCCCGTTTGCCCTGCTGGCCGAGATCCGCCAGTTCTTCGACAAGACCGTACTGCTGTCCGGCTGCCTCAACCATGGCCACGAAATTCTCGCGGCGCAGTTGCTCGGTGCCGACCTGGCCTACATGGGCACCCGCTTCATCGCCACGACCGAGAACAATGCCTCACAGGCATACAAGGAGATGATCCTTGGCGCCCGAGCTGCCGACATCATCCATACCCCCGCCGTCTCCGGTGTACCGGCCAGCTTCATGCGCCAGAGCCTGGAACAGGCCGGCTACGACCTGAAGCAACTGCAGAACAAGGCCGATATCAACTACGGCGAGAAGCTCAAGCCGATGGATGAAGAAGCCAAGGCCTGGAAAACCGTGTGGTCAGCAGGCCAGGGCGTCGGCGGTATCGATGATCTGCCATCGGTACAAGCACTCGTGGCACGACTGGACAGCGAGTACCGCGCCACGCTGACGCAGAGCCAGCAGTTGGGACAACGCTGGCCGCGATGA
- a CDS encoding alanine racemase, with product MKRRHLLGLGALTLLGGWALRPDDRGRVHDAYFAALNQQLQRDAEGIPTLLIDLDRLDANADLLAERLRGRLELRLVAKSLASNGLLDYLAKRLQTQRFMVFHQPQLNRLARDFPQADLLLGKPMPAQAALTFYRQLPRYLPFDPTRQLTWLIDSEARLLQYAELSKALQQPLRIALEVDIGLQRGGFPTPQALGQALQHLHQHPTLQLQGLMGYDAHIAHTPPWVSQQQAFADANARYREFIAAAQAFPKLWPSTPLLNGGGSLTYPLHSQLDTALNEIAVGSALLMPGEFDTPLLAQHQAALWIASPLLKAVDGALPYLKPVQPLIANWNPNRQRAYYLYGGRWPAQPVSPEGLDYDALYGRSANQERLIGSASTALSEDDWVFLRPAISEGLLADFNEIRLLRRGQLVGRWSPLPAG from the coding sequence ATGAAGCGCCGCCATCTGCTGGGCCTGGGCGCCCTCACCCTGCTCGGGGGCTGGGCGCTGCGGCCAGATGATCGCGGCCGAGTGCATGATGCCTACTTCGCCGCGCTCAACCAGCAGTTGCAGCGTGATGCCGAGGGCATTCCGACGCTGCTGATCGATCTTGACCGCCTCGATGCCAACGCGGATCTACTGGCCGAGCGTTTACGCGGTCGCCTGGAACTGCGCCTGGTGGCCAAGTCACTGGCCAGCAACGGCCTGCTCGACTACCTGGCCAAACGCCTGCAAACCCAGCGCTTCATGGTCTTTCACCAGCCTCAGCTGAACCGTCTGGCTCGCGATTTCCCGCAAGCCGACCTGCTGCTGGGTAAACCCATGCCAGCACAAGCAGCCCTGACCTTCTACCGCCAGTTGCCGCGATACCTGCCTTTCGATCCAACGCGCCAACTGACCTGGCTGATCGACAGCGAAGCGCGCCTGTTGCAATACGCCGAACTGTCCAAGGCCTTGCAGCAGCCGCTGCGTATCGCCCTGGAGGTGGATATCGGTCTGCAGCGCGGTGGTTTCCCTACACCGCAAGCGCTGGGCCAGGCGCTGCAACACTTGCACCAGCACCCTACGCTGCAACTGCAGGGACTGATGGGCTATGACGCGCATATCGCCCACACGCCACCCTGGGTCTCGCAGCAACAGGCATTCGCCGACGCCAACGCTCGCTATCGCGAGTTCATTGCCGCTGCTCAGGCCTTCCCCAAGCTATGGCCCTCGACGCCGCTGCTCAATGGTGGTGGAAGCTTGACCTACCCGCTGCACAGCCAACTGGATACGGCACTCAACGAGATCGCCGTAGGTTCGGCGTTGCTCATGCCCGGGGAGTTCGATACGCCTCTGCTGGCGCAGCACCAGGCAGCATTGTGGATAGCCAGCCCCTTGCTGAAAGCTGTCGATGGCGCGCTGCCCTACCTAAAGCCGGTACAGCCCTTGATCGCCAACTGGAATCCAAATCGCCAGCGGGCGTACTACCTCTACGGTGGGCGCTGGCCTGCACAACCGGTCTCGCCCGAAGGGCTCGACTATGACGCGCTCTATGGCCGCAGTGCCAACCAGGAGCGCCTGATCGGCAGCGCGAGCACTGCTTTGAGCGAGGACGACTGGGTATTTCTGCGACCCGCCATCAGCGAAGGCCTGCTGGCCGACTTCAATGAGATACGCCTATTGCGACGTGGCCAACTGGTCGGTCGCTGGAGTCCCCTGCCCGCCGGTTGA